A stretch of Puniceicoccus vermicola DNA encodes these proteins:
- the atpB gene encoding F0F1 ATP synthase subunit A yields MKLRNLLVATGLLASASAASAADGAVSPHAYEIGEIFGIAITNSMVTSWVISLILILVIRLMVGKISLVPSKGQVVIETLVIGVRDLISPIVGKRMVGPTFWLLGGLFTFILISNWSGLLPGVGTIGHDTVQIHFDSVEQQNAFNSLPEGSEEREDMIKELRKEGQVHDHFRYVIRPANADLNMTFALAAVSMVAWLYYIFVYVGPRGVVKDIFGNKADKENVPMPVYYLLTIIFIGVGFIEIISILFRPVSLSFRLFGNMFGGENLLTSMHGIFAFLLPIPFYFLEVIIGFVQALVFTLLVAVYIGLICNHGDEEHGH; encoded by the coding sequence ATGAAATTACGAAATCTACTCGTTGCTACTGGCCTATTGGCGTCTGCTTCCGCGGCGTCTGCGGCGGATGGCGCGGTATCTCCTCACGCTTACGAGATCGGCGAAATCTTTGGGATCGCGATTACCAATTCGATGGTGACCAGTTGGGTCATTTCCCTGATCCTCATCCTCGTCATCCGTTTGATGGTTGGAAAAATCTCCCTGGTTCCCTCGAAGGGGCAGGTGGTCATCGAGACTCTTGTCATCGGTGTGCGGGATTTGATCTCTCCGATCGTCGGGAAGAGAATGGTGGGACCGACTTTCTGGCTCCTCGGTGGACTCTTCACCTTTATTCTCATTTCGAATTGGAGCGGACTCCTTCCGGGCGTCGGGACCATCGGTCACGATACGGTCCAGATCCATTTCGACTCGGTTGAACAGCAGAATGCTTTCAACAGCCTCCCCGAAGGTTCTGAGGAGCGGGAGGACATGATCAAAGAATTGCGCAAGGAAGGTCAGGTCCACGATCACTTCCGCTATGTGATTCGTCCGGCCAACGCGGATTTGAACATGACCTTCGCCCTTGCCGCGGTCTCGATGGTGGCGTGGCTTTATTATATCTTCGTTTACGTCGGTCCCAGGGGCGTCGTGAAGGATATTTTCGGGAACAAGGCGGATAAGGAGAATGTTCCGATGCCGGTCTATTATCTCCTGACCATTATCTTTATCGGGGTAGGGTTTATCGAAATCATTTCGATCCTCTTCCGTCCGGTTTCACTGTCTTTCCGTCTCTTCGGGAACATGTTCGGGGGAGAGAACCTGCTCACCAGCATGCACGGGATCTTTGCCTTCCTCCTCCCGATCCCATTCTACTTTCTTGAGGTCATCATTGGATTCGTCCAAGCCCTCGTTTTCACGCTTCTCGTAGCCGTCTACATCGGCCTCATCTGTAACCACGGAGACGAAGAACACGGACATTGA